One window of the Leishmania panamensis strain MHOM/PA/94/PSC-1 chromosome 8 sequence genome contains the following:
- a CDS encoding amastin-like protein (TriTrypDB/GeneDB-style sysID: LpmP.08.0610) has translation MEFTLALLLYAVLQFIAFLFVLVATPIDMFRLKEDGRFDNSLCITLWGLKNKCYGLKYEDDVFSLWSVCGTRTQRFRTSQAFAIISIFVYGLAAVLGFILLWCCTYLRFVCLALNVTGIVTLCVVWASMAVTYYTLDGQCFGMRFSMKFGSGFVLLVMAWCLDIINIVLLLLSWPVGHASENVETKE, from the coding sequence ATGGAGTTCACCCTCGCCCTTCTGCTCTACGCGGTCCTCCAGTTCATCGCGTTCCTTTTTGTGCTCGTGGCCACGCCCATCGACATGTTTCGCCTGAAGGAGGACGGCAGATTTGACAACAGTCTTTGCATTACGCTGTGGGGGTTAAAGAATAAGTGCTACGGACTCAAGTACGAAGACGACGTGTTTTCTTTGTGGAGCGTTTGCGGGACCCGCACGCAACGTTTCCGCACTTCTCAGGCGTTCGCTATCATCTCCATCTTCGTGTACGGCTTGGCGGCCGTCTTGGGCTTCAttctgctgtggtgctgcactTACCTCCGCTTCGTCTGCCTGGCGCTCAACGTCACCGGCATCGTCACGCTGTGCGTCGTGTGGGCGTCCATGGCGGTGACCTACTACACGTTGGATGGACAGTGCTTTGGAATGCGGTTTAGCATGAAATTTGGCTCCGGCTTCGTGCTGTTGGTGATGGCCTGGTGCCTGGACATTATCAACATCGTGCTCTTGCTGCTCTCGTGGCCGGTCGGCCATGCGAGTGAGAACGTGGAAACAAAGGAATAG